In Methanosarcina siciliae T4/M, one genomic interval encodes:
- a CDS encoding nitrogenase component 1, with the protein MTKRNYATVNPCVMCQPMGSALAFKGVENTMVLYHGSQGCSTYMRLHLAHHFREPVDIASSSLSEKGAVYGGRENLKKGLRNVINRYNPKVIGVATTCLAETIGDDVPSIIREFKEEAGIGDDLEKDIIIIPVSTPSYGESHVSGYIKALDAIVRKLTEKPENPEESKISEDAGNGKLNLIPVESVSPADVRELKEILAETAEDYIFLPDISETFDAPLGEELPKIAPGGTTLAEIADMPNSKASLGLGIVSTNLAVKYLETSHGVPGHNVPIPIGLLNNDLFFTELVRILGCPIPEKYQKERGRLLDAMVDVHKYLYGVKAAVYGDPDTVFSLTTFMLELGMNPVLVATGSKSRDFEKRIKQIFEEIRPELEPVVLNGIDFDTLNDAVGECSPEILIGNSNGRHIAKARNIPLVRVGLPIHDRVGAQRILTVGYRGALELLDRITNTILEATDTFTAPVQVEPAAYAGQRAGDDCIEGAQ; encoded by the coding sequence ATGACTAAAAGAAACTATGCAACTGTGAACCCCTGTGTTATGTGCCAGCCCATGGGAAGTGCCCTTGCATTTAAAGGAGTTGAAAATACCATGGTCCTCTATCACGGCTCCCAGGGCTGCAGCACCTATATGCGCCTGCACCTTGCCCACCACTTCAGGGAACCTGTCGATATCGCTTCAAGCTCCCTCAGCGAAAAGGGAGCAGTGTATGGAGGCAGGGAGAACCTGAAAAAAGGGCTTAGAAACGTCATCAACAGATACAATCCGAAAGTAATAGGCGTTGCGACCACCTGTCTTGCCGAAACAATTGGTGATGACGTCCCTTCAATTATCAGGGAATTTAAAGAGGAAGCAGGGATCGGAGACGATCTCGAAAAAGATATCATAATCATACCCGTTTCCACCCCAAGCTATGGGGAAAGCCATGTAAGTGGCTATATAAAAGCCCTGGACGCCATTGTCAGGAAGCTTACGGAAAAGCCTGAAAACCCGGAAGAATCAAAAATCTCTGAAGACGCAGGAAACGGCAAACTCAACCTTATCCCGGTTGAGAGCGTCTCCCCGGCTGATGTGAGGGAACTCAAAGAAATACTTGCAGAAACTGCAGAAGATTACATTTTCCTCCCGGACATTTCCGAGACCTTTGATGCACCCCTGGGAGAAGAACTTCCTAAAATAGCACCTGGAGGCACCACACTCGCCGAGATTGCCGACATGCCCAACAGCAAAGCAAGCCTCGGTCTGGGGATTGTCAGCACGAACCTTGCTGTAAAATACCTTGAAACTTCCCACGGGGTTCCCGGACACAATGTTCCCATACCCATAGGCCTCTTAAACAACGACCTTTTCTTTACGGAACTGGTCCGCATCCTCGGCTGCCCAATCCCTGAGAAATACCAGAAAGAAAGGGGAAGGCTACTCGATGCCATGGTGGACGTGCACAAGTATCTTTACGGAGTAAAGGCAGCAGTTTACGGAGACCCGGACACTGTATTTAGCCTGACGACTTTCATGCTGGAACTCGGGATGAACCCCGTGCTTGTAGCAACCGGAAGCAAAAGCCGGGACTTCGAAAAGAGAATAAAACAAATCTTTGAAGAGATCAGGCCGGAACTGGAACCTGTGGTTCTGAACGGCATTGACTTTGACACCCTCAATGATGCTGTCGGTGAATGCAGCCCTGAAATCCTGATAGGGAACTCAAACGGGAGACACATTGCCAAGGCGCGCAACATCCCCCTTGTAAGGGTTGGCCTACCAATCCACGACAGAGTAGGTGCACAGCGTATCCTTACTGTCGGATACAGGGGAGCCCTGGAACTTCTGGACAGGATCACCAACACCATCCTTGAAGCCACTGATACTTTCACCGCACCTGTACAGGTAGAACCGGCTGCATATGCCGGCCAGAGAGCAGGAGATGACTGCATCGAGGGAGCGCAGTGA
- the modB gene encoding molybdate ABC transporter permease subunit, which produces MEIIQIIATPLLLTLKISVIATLFVTVLGILIAYILAKREFPGKGLADVMVTMPMVLPPTVTGYILVILLGKNGVIGSIFTKFTGSGILFTWQAAAIAAFVVSLPLMVKTTTAAIGAVDRNVEEASRILGRNEFETALFITLPLAKKGIIAGCVLSFARAVGEFGATLMVAGNIPGKTSTMPLSIYGAYQTGNNELANLLVLILVVMSFVTIAATGKLGER; this is translated from the coding sequence ATGGAAATCATTCAAATAATCGCGACCCCACTTCTACTAACCCTCAAGATTTCCGTCATTGCAACCCTCTTTGTGACGGTGCTGGGAATTTTAATTGCTTATATACTGGCAAAAAGGGAGTTCCCGGGAAAAGGGTTAGCTGACGTTATGGTTACCATGCCAATGGTTCTTCCCCCTACCGTAACCGGGTACATCCTTGTTATCCTGCTGGGAAAAAACGGAGTTATAGGAAGCATTTTCACCAAATTTACGGGGAGCGGAATCCTCTTTACCTGGCAGGCAGCAGCCATTGCAGCCTTTGTAGTTTCTTTGCCCCTGATGGTAAAGACCACCACAGCAGCTATCGGGGCAGTAGACAGAAATGTTGAGGAAGCATCCCGTATTCTCGGAAGAAATGAATTCGAAACTGCGCTCTTCATAACCCTGCCCCTTGCAAAGAAAGGCATTATCGCAGGCTGCGTCCTGAGTTTTGCAAGGGCTGTCGGAGAGTTCGGAGCAACCCTCATGGTTGCAGGAAATATCCCGGGAAAGACCAGCACCATGCCTCTTTCCATTTACGGAGCATACCAGACAGGAAATAATGAACTTGCGAACCTGCTTGTGCTTATTCTTGTTGTCATGTCATTCGTAACGATTGCGGCCACCGGCAAACTGGGAGAACGATGA
- the nifE gene encoding nitrogenase iron-molybdenum cofactor biosynthesis protein NifE, translating to MKKLTGIVDTLEERQPYITRKQEKGDEIPLACDNNSLAGAISQRACVYSGARVVLNPVTDAVHLVHGPIGCAGYTWDIRGAKSSGIETNRSSFSTDMKEIDVVFGGEKKLSNAIDELVGIYHPPVVFVYSTCIVGIIGDDLESACKTASEKHNIPVIPVKSEGFKGNKSDGYKAACDALKQLIKRPKEKKPEAGPEVNRPKINILGDFNVAGDVWLVKPLFERMGIEVIVSMTGDSTAKSITRAAEADLNLVQCSGSMTYLAKWMQKEYGIPYQTISFFGIEDISIALRKTAEYFGSEEMKKIAEEILETEKNRIMPVISQVRERVKGKKAAIYMGGPAKALTLIKGFAELGMEVVIIGTQTGKKEDYEQISYSVRDGTVIVDDANPLELADLLVKQKADLMVAGVKERFIAYKLGVAFCDFNHDRVVEFEGFDGFVNFAKEVDASINSPVWKAVRQRTLKPGSPEQEKATIELEQEKAAVEEKISAKPYAKKCKGVALKPEFLRSRSDAAVESQV from the coding sequence ATGAAAAAATTAACCGGGATAGTGGATACTCTCGAAGAAAGGCAACCGTACATCACCAGAAAGCAGGAAAAAGGGGATGAAATTCCCCTTGCCTGCGACAATAACTCCCTTGCAGGAGCCATCAGCCAGAGGGCATGTGTATATTCGGGAGCAAGGGTTGTCTTAAACCCCGTAACCGACGCAGTCCACCTGGTACACGGCCCTATAGGCTGTGCAGGCTATACCTGGGACATAAGAGGGGCAAAATCCAGCGGGATTGAAACGAACCGCAGCAGTTTCAGTACGGACATGAAGGAAATCGATGTTGTCTTCGGAGGAGAGAAAAAACTCTCAAACGCAATCGATGAGCTGGTAGGTATCTATCACCCTCCGGTCGTTTTCGTGTACTCCACATGCATTGTGGGAATCATCGGAGATGACCTGGAATCGGCCTGCAAGACAGCGAGTGAGAAGCACAATATCCCGGTAATCCCTGTAAAATCCGAAGGCTTTAAAGGTAACAAGTCTGACGGATACAAAGCTGCTTGCGATGCCTTAAAGCAGCTAATCAAAAGGCCGAAAGAAAAGAAGCCCGAGGCAGGCCCCGAAGTCAACAGGCCGAAGATTAATATCCTGGGAGACTTCAATGTGGCCGGGGACGTCTGGCTCGTAAAACCCCTCTTTGAACGGATGGGAATAGAAGTTATAGTCTCCATGACCGGAGATTCGACTGCCAAATCAATCACAAGGGCAGCGGAAGCAGACCTCAACCTCGTCCAGTGCAGCGGGTCGATGACCTACCTTGCAAAATGGATGCAGAAAGAGTACGGGATTCCATACCAGACCATAAGTTTCTTCGGAATCGAAGACATTTCCATTGCTCTTCGAAAGACTGCGGAATACTTTGGCTCCGAAGAGATGAAAAAGATAGCAGAAGAAATCCTGGAGACCGAAAAGAACCGGATAATGCCTGTAATTTCCCAGGTAAGAGAGAGAGTCAAAGGAAAAAAGGCCGCCATTTATATGGGTGGCCCTGCAAAAGCCCTCACGCTTATCAAAGGTTTTGCGGAACTTGGCATGGAAGTGGTGATCATCGGGACCCAGACCGGGAAAAAGGAAGACTACGAGCAGATCAGTTATTCAGTCCGGGACGGGACAGTCATTGTGGATGATGCAAACCCCCTGGAACTTGCAGACCTGCTCGTGAAACAGAAAGCCGACCTGATGGTTGCAGGCGTTAAAGAGAGATTTATCGCATACAAGCTGGGAGTTGCCTTCTGTGATTTCAACCACGACAGAGTGGTGGAGTTCGAAGGCTTTGACGGCTTTGTAAACTTCGCAAAGGAAGTGGATGCCTCGATCAACAGCCCTGTCTGGAAAGCTGTCAGGCAGAGGACCCTTAAACCCGGATCCCCGGAACAGGAAAAAGCCACAATAGAATTGGAACAGGAAAAAGCCGCAGTCGAAGAAAAGATCTCTGCAAAACCGTACGCTAAGAAATGTAAAGGTGTAGCCCTGAAACCGGAGTTTTTACGCTCCAGGTCAGATGCCGCAGTTGAGAGTCAGGTATGA
- a CDS encoding P-II family nitrogen regulator yields the protein MKEITAIIRMNKVQKTKNALLGCGFPSFTVRRVMGRGKQRGLCFEFNPPLPDPEKEAETCIRFIPKRMFTIVVDDENVSEVVQKIIEVNQTGNAGDGKIFVSNITEAIRIRTGESGEATISKELM from the coding sequence ATGAAAGAAATTACGGCAATAATCAGGATGAACAAGGTCCAGAAAACCAAGAATGCCTTGCTTGGATGCGGCTTTCCTTCGTTTACCGTAAGAAGGGTCATGGGCCGCGGAAAACAGAGAGGACTCTGCTTTGAATTTAATCCACCGCTACCGGATCCGGAGAAGGAAGCAGAGACCTGCATTCGTTTCATTCCGAAACGTATGTTCACCATCGTTGTGGATGATGAAAACGTAAGCGAAGTGGTCCAGAAAATCATAGAGGTTAACCAGACCGGAAATGCAGGAGACGGAAAAATCTTCGTGTCAAACATCACTGAAGCAATCCGTATCCGGACCGGAGAAAGTGGCGAAGCGACCATAAGCAAGGAGTTGATGTAA
- the nifH gene encoding nitrogenase iron protein, translated as MRQIAIYGKGGIGKSTTTQNLTAALSTMGNNILLVGCDPKADSTRMLLGGLNQKTVLDTLRSEGDEGIDLDVVLQPGFGGIKCVESGGPEPGVGCAGRGIITSIGLLENLGAYTDDLDYVFYDVLGDVVCGGFAMPIREGKAKEIYIVASGELMAIYAANNICKGLAKFAKGGARLGGIICNSRKVDGERELLEAFAKKLGSQLIHFVPRDNIVQRAEINRKTVIDFDQESDQAKEYLTLADNVQNNNKLVVPTPLPMEELEAMMVEFGIVEL; from the coding sequence ATGAGACAAATAGCAATTTATGGAAAGGGCGGCATTGGAAAATCAACTACTACGCAGAATCTTACTGCGGCCCTCTCGACTATGGGGAACAATATTCTTCTTGTAGGGTGCGACCCGAAAGCAGACTCTACCAGAATGCTGCTTGGAGGCCTGAACCAGAAAACCGTACTTGACACTCTTAGAAGCGAAGGCGACGAAGGAATCGACCTCGATGTAGTTTTACAGCCAGGCTTTGGCGGCATCAAATGTGTGGAATCCGGGGGGCCTGAACCGGGTGTAGGATGTGCAGGCCGAGGCATCATTACCTCCATCGGACTGCTCGAAAACCTGGGAGCTTACACTGACGATCTTGACTATGTATTCTACGACGTGCTTGGCGACGTTGTATGCGGTGGTTTTGCCATGCCTATCCGCGAAGGAAAAGCCAAGGAAATCTACATCGTGGCCAGTGGAGAACTGATGGCAATTTATGCAGCAAACAATATCTGCAAAGGTCTGGCCAAATTCGCTAAAGGTGGAGCCCGTCTCGGAGGCATCATCTGTAACAGCAGGAAAGTAGATGGAGAACGTGAACTTCTTGAAGCATTCGCAAAGAAACTGGGGAGTCAACTGATCCACTTCGTGCCCAGAGACAACATCGTCCAGAGGGCAGAAATCAACAGAAAGACAGTAATCGACTTTGATCAAGAATCCGACCAGGCAAAGGAATACCTCACCCTTGCAGACAACGTCCAGAACAACAACAAACTCGTGGTTCCAACCCCACTCCCGATGGAAGAGTTAGAAGCTATGATGGTAGAATTCGGAATCGTTGAGCTGTAA
- the nifK gene encoding nitrogenase molybdenum-iron protein subunit beta: MLDYTPCEEVERSAITINPAKICQPIGAVYAALGVHNCMPHSHGSQGCLSYLRMCLSRHYREAALATTSSFSEGTAVFGGAANLKEALVNLTTVYQPEVIAIHTTCVAETIGDDVGVILEDVSAEELIDPSIKICAASTPSYVGTHITGYDNMVKSFVTTFASKSKPNGKLNIIPGFVEPADIREIKRILSIMGISSIVFPDTTDVFDAPLTKEHTFYPKGGTPIGDIEDSANSLGTIALCRMAGGAAAKILESRYKVPAKIGPTPIGIRNTDRFVMNAAKLANVAIPPELEDERGRLVDMMTDAHPHYHGKKVAIYGDPDILSGLTSLVLEMGMEPSVVLTGTQNSEFEKEIEELIGSEYPDADIISGGDLFMLHQIIKRKPVDLLIGNTYGKFISRAEDVPLVRVGFPIMDRANLHYFPIMGYAGAARLVERIGNTLLDRKDRDAPDWLLETIQ; encoded by the coding sequence ATGCTTGATTATACCCCATGTGAAGAAGTGGAACGTTCAGCCATCACCATCAACCCTGCAAAGATCTGTCAACCAATAGGAGCCGTTTATGCGGCCCTCGGCGTGCACAACTGCATGCCCCACAGCCACGGGTCCCAGGGCTGCCTTTCCTACCTGCGTATGTGCCTGAGCAGGCATTATAGGGAGGCTGCACTGGCAACTACCAGCAGTTTTTCCGAAGGGACAGCCGTTTTCGGAGGAGCTGCAAACCTCAAGGAAGCTCTCGTCAACCTGACAACCGTATACCAGCCTGAAGTAATTGCCATTCATACCACCTGTGTGGCAGAAACCATTGGAGACGATGTCGGAGTCATCTTAGAAGATGTGAGTGCTGAAGAGCTTATTGACCCATCCATCAAAATCTGTGCAGCTTCCACTCCAAGTTATGTCGGTACCCATATCACCGGCTATGACAACATGGTAAAGTCTTTCGTAACCACCTTTGCCAGCAAAAGCAAGCCAAACGGGAAACTCAACATAATTCCAGGCTTTGTAGAACCTGCAGATATCAGGGAAATCAAACGCATACTCTCGATAATGGGAATTTCCAGTATTGTCTTCCCGGACACCACGGACGTCTTTGATGCGCCCCTGACAAAAGAACATACCTTCTACCCCAAAGGCGGGACCCCAATAGGGGATATAGAAGATTCCGCAAATTCCCTCGGGACGATTGCTCTCTGCAGGATGGCAGGCGGGGCTGCAGCAAAGATCCTGGAAAGCCGCTACAAAGTACCGGCAAAAATAGGGCCCACCCCAATAGGGATCAGAAATACCGACCGCTTCGTCATGAATGCAGCAAAACTTGCCAATGTGGCTATCCCCCCCGAACTTGAAGACGAGAGGGGAAGACTTGTTGACATGATGACTGACGCCCACCCCCACTACCACGGAAAGAAGGTAGCCATTTACGGTGACCCTGACATACTTTCAGGCCTCACGAGCCTTGTGCTGGAAATGGGCATGGAACCGAGTGTGGTGCTCACCGGCACTCAGAACTCCGAATTTGAAAAAGAAATCGAAGAACTCATAGGTTCCGAGTACCCGGACGCCGATATCATTTCGGGAGGGGACCTCTTCATGCTCCATCAGATCATCAAGCGAAAGCCCGTGGACCTCCTAATCGGCAACACATACGGGAAATTCATATCAAGGGCAGAGGATGTGCCCCTGGTAAGAGTAGGCTTCCCGATCATGGACCGGGCAAACCTGCACTACTTCCCAATCATGGGGTACGCCGGAGCTGCACGACTGGTGGAGCGCATAGGAAACACCCTGCTTGACAGGAAAGATAGAGATGCTCCTGACTGGCTGCTTGAAACCATCCAGTAA
- a CDS encoding tetratricopeptide repeat protein: MVLIASFLKNEGAIASSVISTDPTYIQWEVMLLGFLDKLFKKKLEGKTVEEWYGLAVGETDPEKKIEYFDKVLALKPDFAGAWNLRGLEFVVLKQYEEAITSFDKALEIRPNYPEAKYNKEDAETELRKIGAAERPVGEEKKGTSETHGEQEEEIKVEGTES, encoded by the coding sequence TTGGTTCTCATTGCATCTTTTTTAAAAAACGAAGGAGCAATAGCATCATCAGTTATTTCTACCGACCCCACATATATTCAATGGGAAGTGATGCTATTGGGATTTCTGGACAAACTGTTCAAGAAGAAACTCGAAGGAAAAACCGTAGAAGAATGGTACGGGCTTGCTGTTGGGGAAACTGATCCTGAAAAGAAGATTGAATACTTCGATAAAGTCCTGGCTTTAAAGCCCGATTTTGCAGGAGCCTGGAACCTCAGAGGGCTTGAATTTGTGGTCCTCAAGCAGTATGAAGAGGCCATTACCTCTTTTGATAAAGCGCTTGAGATAAGACCCAACTATCCGGAGGCAAAGTACAATAAAGAAGATGCAGAAACTGAATTAAGAAAGATCGGAGCCGCAGAAAGGCCGGTTGGAGAAGAAAAAAAAGGAACATCGGAAACTCACGGGGAGCAGGAAGAAGAAATTAAAGTTGAGGGGACAGAAAGTTAA
- a CDS encoding geranylgeranyl reductase family protein codes for MIPKTSYDVIVVGAGPAGSTAALHAAKNGASVLLLDKKREIGNPIQCAGFLPDASEVQALMPEARLPDTLKNYPDSCVLQHIKTQRIIPPNGSVKEFAVRGTVLDRRRYDQFLAEQAAAAGTELMVKTRVTGVEGTTVETSGVFGKHALKAKAIIGADGPNSLVAKSKGIAMKPELRETSVALEYQVRNVDIDPDALEMYFGKDYVPGGYAWIFPEGGGRANVGIGIRSGMAEKGISAKDYLHHFMRDHPLAAPKLKNAVIMNVIAGIIPINGAPANTATADSLIVGDAAGHIIATNGGGIPPAMIAGKIAGETAAEFATGKCKLEAYERRWRAQFGEALETSVQARQIMDGIMKSDVLMNAAFKFISPEQIKVMQCGKLPGTVKLGLQALSRGKK; via the coding sequence ATGATTCCAAAAACCTCTTACGATGTCATCGTTGTGGGTGCAGGCCCTGCAGGTTCCACCGCTGCCCTGCATGCCGCAAAGAACGGGGCTTCTGTCCTGCTTCTCGATAAGAAAAGAGAAATTGGAAACCCCATCCAATGTGCCGGTTTTCTTCCGGATGCCTCGGAAGTCCAGGCCCTGATGCCTGAGGCCAGGCTGCCTGATACCCTGAAAAACTATCCTGACTCCTGCGTGTTGCAGCACATCAAAACACAGCGAATCATCCCCCCAAACGGCAGTGTAAAAGAGTTTGCTGTCCGGGGCACAGTCCTCGACCGTCGCCGCTATGACCAGTTTCTGGCTGAGCAGGCTGCTGCGGCAGGGACTGAACTGATGGTAAAGACCCGGGTGACAGGGGTGGAGGGCACAACGGTTGAAACTTCAGGGGTATTCGGGAAACATGCCCTGAAAGCAAAGGCGATCATTGGAGCTGACGGTCCTAATTCCCTTGTTGCAAAATCAAAAGGAATTGCCATGAAACCCGAATTAAGAGAAACCTCCGTTGCCCTTGAGTACCAGGTCAGGAACGTTGATATTGACCCGGATGCCCTTGAGATGTATTTCGGAAAAGATTATGTTCCTGGCGGTTATGCATGGATTTTTCCGGAAGGCGGGGGGCGGGCAAATGTAGGAATCGGTATCCGAAGCGGAATGGCCGAAAAAGGGATTTCTGCAAAAGATTACCTGCACCATTTTATGCGGGACCATCCTCTAGCCGCCCCGAAGCTGAAAAATGCTGTCATAATGAATGTTATCGCAGGGATTATTCCCATAAACGGAGCTCCTGCAAACACTGCAACGGCGGACTCTCTGATCGTAGGGGATGCCGCCGGGCATATCATCGCAACAAACGGCGGGGGAATTCCTCCTGCAATGATTGCCGGAAAAATTGCGGGAGAAACTGCAGCCGAATTTGCCACCGGGAAATGCAAGCTTGAAGCTTATGAACGGCGCTGGAGGGCTCAGTTCGGTGAAGCTCTCGAAACTTCGGTACAGGCGAGGCAGATTATGGATGGGATCATGAAATCCGATGTCCTGATGAATGCGGCTTTCAAATTTATTTCACCCGAACAGATAAAGGTCATGCAGTGCGGAAAACTTCCCGGGACCGTAAAACTCGGGCTTCAGGCCCTGAGCCGCGGGAAAAAATAA
- a CDS encoding tetratricopeptide repeat protein, whose translation MGFSSSFERIFLKKIDGKNAHDWFELGAMEKDPEKKVEYFKNTVELKPNFVGGWTVLGNAYAEMGEYEKAMECYNKALSICPKYKEAKYNRRNLEKKMKEAKLKPGT comes from the coding sequence TTGGGATTTTCCAGTTCATTCGAAAGGATTTTCCTGAAAAAGATAGACGGCAAGAACGCCCACGATTGGTTTGAACTCGGGGCAATGGAAAAAGACCCTGAGAAAAAGGTAGAGTACTTCAAAAACACAGTGGAGCTGAAACCAAATTTCGTAGGCGGCTGGACAGTGCTCGGGAACGCCTATGCCGAGATGGGAGAGTATGAAAAAGCCATGGAATGCTACAACAAGGCTCTTTCGATCTGCCCAAAGTACAAGGAAGCAAAGTATAACAGGAGAAATCTGGAGAAAAAGATGAAGGAAGCAAAATTAAAACCGGGAACATGA
- a CDS encoding P-II family nitrogen regulator, whose amino-acid sequence MQMIRAVIRPGMESKVVECLEKEGCISLTKMEVFGRGKQKGIHIADIHYDELQKTMLLMVVEDEHKDKVIKTIMEAARTGKYGDGRIFVNPVEEAYTIRTGKTGL is encoded by the coding sequence ATGCAAATGATAAGAGCGGTCATAAGACCGGGAATGGAATCAAAGGTTGTCGAGTGCCTGGAAAAAGAGGGCTGTATTTCCCTTACAAAAATGGAAGTCTTCGGAAGAGGGAAGCAAAAAGGGATTCACATTGCAGACATCCACTATGACGAATTGCAGAAAACCATGCTTCTGATGGTAGTCGAAGACGAACACAAGGACAAAGTTATAAAGACCATAATGGAAGCTGCAAGAACCGGGAAGTATGGGGATGGAAGGATCTTCGTAAACCCCGTGGAAGAAGCATATACCATAAGGACGGGAAAAACCGGGCTTTAA
- the nifD gene encoding nitrogenase molybdenum-iron protein alpha chain has product MGAEIEEKQLIVDNILKVLPEKAARNRRKHLVVRDCSTEQHIEADDKVIPGILTNRGCAFAGTKGVVFGPIKDIVHLVHGPIGCAYFTWGTRRNLAKAEEGGDNFMNYCVCTDMKETDIVFGGEKKLKKAIDEIVKIFNPGAISICATCPVGLIGDDIESVAREAEEEHGIKVIPARCEGYRGVSQSAGHHIASNSLMEHLIGTEDIKDPTPFDINIFGEYNIGGDLWEIKPILEKIGYRIISSLTGDGSFHKISQAHQAKLSILLCHRSINYTNRMMEEKYGVPWLKVNYIGTKGTEKSLRKMAEFFDDPELTRKTEETIAEEKAKYADEIEGYRKKLQGKTAFIYAGGSRSHHYINLFEELGMKVVVAGYQFAHRDDYEGRQIIPSMKEKALGSILEDVHYEREENVKPSISAERIAELKEKIGLMDYEGLFPEMKDGTIVVDDLNHHETEFLVKALKPDVFCSGIKDKYWAQKLGVPSRQIHSYDYSGRYTGFSGVLNFARDIDMAIHSPTWRFINPPWKGEEAE; this is encoded by the coding sequence ATGGGAGCGGAAATTGAAGAAAAACAGCTGATTGTTGACAACATTTTGAAGGTGCTCCCTGAAAAGGCTGCCAGAAACCGGAGAAAACATCTCGTTGTCAGGGACTGTTCCACCGAACAGCACATCGAAGCCGACGACAAGGTAATCCCCGGCATCCTCACAAACCGCGGTTGTGCCTTTGCGGGTACCAAGGGTGTGGTCTTCGGACCTATCAAGGATATAGTCCACCTGGTCCACGGCCCCATAGGTTGCGCTTACTTCACCTGGGGAACCAGGCGAAACCTTGCAAAGGCAGAAGAAGGCGGGGACAACTTCATGAATTACTGCGTATGCACGGACATGAAGGAAACCGATATCGTCTTTGGGGGAGAAAAGAAGCTCAAAAAAGCCATTGATGAGATTGTGAAAATCTTCAACCCCGGAGCTATCAGCATCTGTGCGACCTGCCCCGTAGGGCTTATCGGAGACGATATAGAATCTGTTGCAAGAGAAGCTGAAGAAGAGCATGGGATCAAGGTAATCCCCGCCCGCTGCGAAGGATACAGGGGAGTCAGTCAATCTGCAGGCCACCACATTGCAAGCAACTCCCTGATGGAACACCTGATAGGGACCGAAGATATCAAGGACCCCACTCCCTTTGACATAAACATCTTCGGAGAGTACAATATAGGAGGGGACCTCTGGGAAATCAAGCCAATCCTCGAAAAAATAGGATATAGAATAATCTCAAGTTTAACCGGAGACGGATCATTCCACAAAATTTCGCAGGCCCATCAGGCAAAACTCAGTATCCTGCTCTGCCACCGTTCTATCAACTACACTAACCGGATGATGGAAGAAAAATACGGGGTTCCCTGGCTGAAGGTAAATTACATCGGCACGAAAGGAACTGAAAAATCCCTGCGGAAAATGGCAGAGTTCTTTGACGACCCGGAACTTACCCGGAAAACCGAGGAAACCATTGCTGAAGAAAAAGCAAAATATGCGGATGAAATTGAAGGATACAGGAAAAAACTCCAGGGAAAAACCGCTTTCATCTATGCCGGAGGCTCGAGGAGTCATCACTATATAAACCTCTTTGAAGAGCTCGGCATGAAGGTTGTTGTTGCAGGCTACCAGTTCGCCCACAGAGACGACTATGAAGGCAGACAGATCATTCCAAGCATGAAGGAAAAAGCCCTTGGGTCCATTCTTGAGGATGTACATTACGAAAGAGAAGAAAATGTTAAGCCTTCCATTAGCGCTGAACGGATTGCTGAATTGAAAGAGAAAATAGGGCTCATGGACTACGAGGGACTTTTCCCCGAAATGAAGGATGGGACCATTGTCGTTGACGACCTTAACCACCATGAGACCGAATTCCTCGTAAAAGCTCTCAAACCCGATGTCTTCTGTTCCGGGATTAAGGACAAGTACTGGGCTCAGAAATTAGGAGTTCCCTCAAGGCAGATCCACTCCTATGATTACAGCGGACGTTACACAGGCTTTTCCGGAGTCCTGAATTTCGCACGGGATATTGACATGGCTATTCACAGCCCCACCTGGAGGTTCATAAACCCACCGTGGAAAGGCGAAGAAGCGGAGTAA